A window from Candidatus Thorarchaeota archaeon encodes these proteins:
- a CDS encoding metallophosphoesterase encodes MKLAKRVIRGDYDLVEHEVRYLLDRLSSNYEIEPNVLEFPSEDVLFVGDLHGDLEAAEGVLEQFNDIDPSAIVFLGDYADRGENQIETTNLIFSLAAEYPERVVLLRGNHEGEQLAARYGFKSVIRRRYSLDLFRSYCNFFKTLPIAAMNGQGVFACHGGVPEGVSSLRDLQKPNRHHENIHDQVLFQMVWNDPKPADFYFQRSMRGGGAKNFGRKAFDDFAKNLDVRIMIRAHQAFPSGFREFFDGRLISVFSTAYKGRVNPKIAHLTEDGLIKPISHV; translated from the coding sequence ATGAAGCTCGCGAAGAGAGTCATTAGAGGCGACTATGATTTAGTAGAACATGAGGTACGGTATCTGCTAGATAGACTTTCTTCAAACTATGAAATCGAACCGAATGTACTGGAATTCCCGTCAGAAGATGTATTGTTTGTTGGTGACCTCCACGGCGATTTAGAGGCCGCGGAGGGAGTTCTTGAGCAATTCAACGATATAGACCCCTCTGCCATTGTGTTTTTGGGGGATTATGCTGATAGAGGAGAAAATCAGATTGAAACAACGAACTTGATTTTCTCATTGGCTGCAGAGTATCCAGAACGAGTTGTATTGTTGCGGGGGAATCATGAGGGGGAACAATTAGCTGCTCGCTACGGATTTAAGAGCGTAATCCGACGACGTTATTCACTGGATCTCTTTCGAAGCTACTGTAATTTCTTCAAGACATTACCAATTGCTGCGATGAACGGACAAGGCGTATTCGCATGTCATGGAGGAGTACCTGAGGGGGTTTCCTCGTTACGAGACCTTCAGAAGCCAAATCGGCATCATGAGAATATCCATGACCAAGTACTCTTCCAAATGGTCTGGAATGACCCAAAGCCTGCTGATTTCTATTTCCAGCGAAGTATGCGGGGCGGCGGTGCAAAGAACTTCGGAAGAAAGGCATTTGATGATTTTGCGAAGAATCTAGATGTGCGCATCATGATTCGTGCTCATCAAGCATTTCCTTCTGGCTTCAGAGAGTTCTTTGACGGCAGGCTAATCAGCGTATTCAGCACGGCATACAAAGGTCGCGTTAATCCGAAGATCGCTCATTTGACTGAAGATGGTTTGATTAAGCCGATTTCCCATGTGTAG